One Calditerrivibrio sp. genomic window carries:
- the recR gene encoding recombination mediator RecR: protein MTYSKSFEKCIRVLSKLPGIGRKTALRLLMHLLKMSVKDVEEIAGALLELKRNTKFCAKCGSLADEEYCQICVDENRDKTTVCVVEEAKDVFLFESGGRYRGVYHVLGGRLAPLDGITPDDLRINGLLERIKHDGVKEVILATNPDVEGDTTAIYLSKLISKHYNIKVTRIATGIPIGGYIEYADEITILKSLENRREMY, encoded by the coding sequence ATGACCTATTCAAAATCTTTTGAAAAATGTATCAGGGTGTTATCAAAACTTCCCGGTATTGGAAGGAAGACTGCCCTTAGGCTATTAATGCATTTATTAAAGATGAGTGTGAAAGATGTTGAAGAGATTGCTGGGGCTCTTTTAGAGCTAAAAAGAAATACAAAGTTCTGTGCTAAGTGTGGCTCTTTGGCGGATGAGGAGTATTGCCAAATCTGTGTGGATGAAAACAGAGATAAGACAACAGTGTGTGTGGTTGAAGAGGCTAAGGATGTTTTTTTGTTTGAATCTGGTGGTAGGTACAGAGGGGTTTATCATGTATTAGGGGGTAGGCTTGCTCCACTGGATGGGATTACTCCGGATGATCTGAGGATAAATGGGCTTCTTGAGAGAATCAAACATGATGGAGTAAAAGAGGTAATTCTTGCTACAAATCCAGATGTAGAGGGTGATACAACGGCGATCTACCTTAGTAAACTTATAAGTAAGCACTACAACATAAAGGTAACAAGAATTGCTACAGGTATTCCTATAGGTGGATATATTGAGTACGCTGATGAAATAACGATACTAAAATCCCTTGAGAACAGAAGAGAGATGTATTAA
- a CDS encoding YbaB/EbfC family nucleoid-associated protein, with translation MNIQQIMKQAKVMQKKMEEVQAEVAKETVEATAGGGMVKAVFNGRAELLSISIEKDVVNPEDVEMLQDLIVAAVNEGIKKAQNLLSERMAKLTGGLGINFPGLF, from the coding sequence ATGAATATTCAGCAGATAATGAAACAAGCTAAGGTTATGCAAAAAAAGATGGAAGAGGTGCAAGCAGAAGTAGCTAAAGAGACAGTTGAAGCTACTGCTGGTGGTGGTATGGTAAAGGCCGTTTTCAATGGTAGAGCAGAACTACTGAGTATAAGTATAGAAAAGGATGTTGTTAATCCTGAGGATGTTGAGATGCTTCAGGATCTTATTGTAGCCGCAGTAAATGAGGGGATTAAAAAAGCACAAAATCTCCTGAGTGAAAGGATGGCAAAACTGACTGGAGGTCTTGGTATAAACTTCCCTGGATTGTTTTGA
- the dnaX gene encoding DNA polymerase III subunit gamma/tau produces RYKALARKYRPKNFDEIVGQEFVVKTLMNAIELGRISHAYLFTGPRGIGKTTAARVFAKAVNCHNPDGVNPCNRCISCQDINNGTSVDVIEIDGASNRKVEEARNIRENVRILPVSNRYKVYIIDEVHMLTDEAFNALLKTLEEPPEHVIFILATTDAHKIPMTILSRCQRYDFKKIPTEYMRKYLKEVMDKEGIQCDDDSLNLIIRNSDGCMRDALSLIDQLVAFTGGVITFENTNEILELSEQRLANDLYEAIVESDTKKIFQFIEELALKGIDFQFVIETFITHTRNLLHGINGGFPEKVLTRDEIEFYERLKAKLSMNKIFALFQVFQKTLSDMKYLPMERYIFEFGVFKAANIDKILPADRLGNVTSVASRVPEEKDNKKVEKKPTLTEVQKEWKDFAENLGKTNPSIAALIAQGAVERNGNRFIVSFLDSFSYKMLTEPEKKKSLIKSFKDFFGSEFEILITFDEGGEKKSLVKTEAEIRSFQEEMLRKEVEKNPMIQKILKEFGGEIENIEKLNKKSDLEVR; encoded by the coding sequence AGGTATAAAGCGCTTGCGAGAAAATATAGACCTAAAAATTTTGATGAGATAGTAGGGCAAGAGTTTGTTGTTAAAACCCTTATGAATGCAATTGAGCTGGGCAGGATATCGCATGCCTACCTTTTCACAGGTCCCAGAGGTATTGGTAAGACTACAGCCGCAAGGGTTTTTGCAAAAGCTGTAAATTGTCACAACCCAGATGGGGTAAATCCTTGCAATAGATGTATAAGCTGTCAAGATATAAATAATGGTACATCGGTCGATGTTATTGAGATTGATGGGGCATCCAATAGAAAGGTGGAAGAGGCAAGAAACATTCGAGAAAATGTTAGGATATTACCGGTAAGTAATAGGTATAAAGTATATATAATTGATGAAGTTCACATGCTAACGGATGAGGCATTTAATGCGTTGCTTAAAACCCTTGAAGAGCCTCCAGAACATGTAATATTTATACTCGCTACTACAGATGCCCACAAGATTCCTATGACCATTTTATCCCGCTGTCAAAGGTATGATTTTAAAAAGATACCTACTGAATATATGAGAAAGTATTTGAAAGAAGTGATGGATAAAGAGGGTATTCAGTGTGATGATGATTCTTTAAATCTCATAATAAGAAACTCAGATGGCTGTATGAGGGACGCCCTATCATTGATCGATCAATTGGTTGCCTTTACCGGAGGGGTTATTACCTTTGAGAATACGAATGAGATTTTAGAGCTATCCGAACAGAGACTTGCAAATGATCTCTATGAGGCGATAGTGGAGTCCGATACTAAGAAGATTTTCCAATTTATTGAGGAGTTGGCTTTGAAGGGGATCGATTTTCAGTTTGTTATAGAAACTTTTATTACTCATACCAGAAACCTTTTACATGGTATAAACGGTGGATTTCCTGAAAAGGTTCTTACAAGGGATGAGATAGAGTTTTATGAGAGATTGAAGGCAAAGCTGAGTATGAATAAGATTTTTGCCCTCTTTCAGGTTTTCCAAAAGACATTATCTGATATGAAATATTTGCCGATGGAAAGATATATTTTTGAGTTTGGGGTTTTTAAAGCGGCTAATATCGATAAAATTTTGCCTGCGGACCGTTTGGGAAATGTTACAAGTGTAGCCAGTAGAGTTCCTGAAGAAAAGGATAATAAGAAAGTTGAGAAAAAGCCTACATTGACAGAAGTCCAAAAGGAATGGAAAGATTTTGCTGAGAATTTGGGTAAGACAAACCCATCTATTGCTGCTCTGATAGCTCAGGGTGCTGTGGAGAGGAATGGTAATAGATTTATTGTATCTTTTCTTGATAGTTTCTCCTATAAGATGCTAACTGAACCTGAGAAAAAAAAGTCTCTTATTAAGAGCTTTAAGGATTTTTTTGGAAGTGAATTTGAGATCTTGATTACATTTGATGAAGGTGGAGAAAAAAAAAGCCTAGTTAAAACAGAGGCTGAAATCAGATCTTTCCAAGAGGAGATGCTTAGAAAAGAGGTGGAAAAGAATCCAATGATCCAGAAGATTCTCAAAGAGTTTGGTGGAGAAATAGAAAATATCGAAAAATTAAATAAAAAATCAGATCTGGAGGTAAGATGA